In the Ilumatobacteraceae bacterium genome, one interval contains:
- a CDS encoding transaldolase family protein, whose product MTALDDMLRIGQHIWLDDISTTILDDGTLERLRDECGVTGVTANPTIFDRAIAEGAYDEFIVDAEGDDHEVFWNLAVRDVGRAADLFAAINRSSGGRTGYVSIELSPRLARSAVDSVRQGVELSDRIARDNVMIKVPGTAEGIDAIEELTFRGINVNVTLLFGISQWQAARRAYERGMHRRRQDGRSMGVTSVASFFLSRIDAALDGDLPDELRHRAAVLSAAAVQAEWRDANERREWRQLADDGALPQQLLWASTSPKTDDLAETDYVAQLVAPDSVATLKRETLDTACGLERLDISRLDDLDRTSIMETLSTIERRTRPLVEVADELQRDGLRKFTDSFDSLLSTIREVRRQR is encoded by the coding sequence ATGACCGCGCTCGACGACATGCTTCGGATCGGCCAGCACATTTGGCTGGATGACATCTCGACGACGATCCTCGACGACGGCACGCTGGAACGCCTCCGCGACGAGTGTGGGGTGACCGGCGTGACCGCCAACCCGACGATCTTCGATCGGGCGATTGCCGAGGGCGCATACGACGAGTTCATCGTCGACGCCGAGGGCGACGACCACGAGGTGTTCTGGAATCTTGCGGTACGCGACGTGGGTCGGGCCGCGGACCTGTTCGCAGCGATCAACCGGTCGTCCGGTGGTCGGACCGGCTATGTGTCGATCGAGCTCTCGCCGCGTCTGGCACGGTCCGCAGTCGACTCGGTCCGCCAGGGCGTCGAACTCAGTGACCGAATCGCCCGCGACAACGTGATGATCAAGGTGCCGGGCACGGCGGAGGGCATCGACGCGATCGAGGAACTCACGTTCCGAGGCATCAACGTGAACGTCACCCTGCTGTTCGGGATCAGCCAGTGGCAAGCGGCGCGACGGGCCTACGAGCGTGGCATGCACCGACGTCGCCAAGACGGTCGCTCGATGGGCGTCACGTCGGTGGCCTCGTTCTTTCTGTCACGCATCGACGCTGCTCTCGACGGTGACCTGCCCGACGAGCTCCGCCATCGCGCCGCCGTACTGTCGGCTGCGGCGGTCCAGGCGGAGTGGCGGGACGCGAACGAACGTCGGGAGTGGCGCCAACTCGCCGATGACGGCGCACTCCCCCAACAGTTGCTGTGGGCGAGCACGTCGCCGAAGACGGACGACCTCGCCGAGACCGACTACGTCGCCCAACTCGTCGCCCCCGACAGCGTTGCGACCCTCAAACGGGAGACGCTCGATACCGCGTGTGGCCTCGAGCGCCTGGACATCAGCCGCCTCGATGATCTCGATCGCACGTCGATCATGGAGACGCTCAGCACGATCGAGCGCCGAACCCGTCCACTTGTCGAAGTCGCCGACGAACTCCAGCGCGACGGCCTCCGGAAGTTCACCGACTCGTTCGACTCCCTCCTCTCCACGATTCGCGAGGTTCGTCGCCAGCGGTGA
- a CDS encoding SIP domain-containing protein, protein MTALAPDVAAALDLTIEHFNANHADTVLFVARHLGGWAAVVDAEIVAVDAAGIDLDVVVDGRRSRSQIGFEAVATTVDDVRAQVMATITRARAAAGTAVPLTSVERELAAVAGLATFVTGVVEVRDLTPNLREIVLAGGLSDFPSVGGDQFVYLMVPRRGGPEIPDGYSMVDLRDADPDTAPLAAYYTVRAWDPGRHRLTLWAVLHRHEGGVGGWAARCQVGDRVACWGPREGFGATHDARPHLFVVDESGLAAVAALIDELPPTAPVRVIAETIDADHEITFTRSDVDVTWLHRGGAAPGTGARLLDEVRATVTDGAELVAFGAAESRQITAVRKYLRHELRMPATAVSMTGYWRRTDRH, encoded by the coding sequence GTGACCGCGCTGGCACCGGACGTTGCCGCTGCGCTCGACCTCACGATCGAGCACTTCAACGCCAACCATGCCGACACCGTGCTGTTCGTCGCCCGACACCTGGGCGGCTGGGCGGCCGTCGTCGATGCCGAGATCGTCGCCGTCGATGCTGCCGGGATCGATCTCGACGTGGTCGTCGACGGACGGCGGTCGCGGTCGCAGATCGGTTTCGAGGCGGTTGCGACCACGGTGGACGACGTTCGCGCCCAGGTCATGGCGACGATCACCCGGGCCCGAGCCGCGGCCGGCACCGCGGTCCCGCTGACCAGCGTGGAACGCGAGCTGGCCGCGGTGGCGGGTCTCGCCACGTTCGTGACCGGGGTCGTCGAGGTTCGCGACCTGACTCCGAACCTGCGCGAGATCGTGCTCGCCGGCGGGTTGAGCGACTTCCCCTCCGTCGGCGGCGACCAGTTCGTGTACCTCATGGTGCCGCGACGGGGCGGTCCGGAGATCCCCGACGGCTACTCGATGGTCGACCTCCGGGACGCCGACCCCGACACCGCTCCGCTCGCGGCGTACTACACCGTGCGAGCGTGGGACCCCGGCCGGCATCGACTGACGCTCTGGGCGGTGCTGCACCGACACGAGGGCGGCGTCGGCGGGTGGGCGGCCCGTTGCCAGGTCGGCGACCGCGTCGCATGTTGGGGGCCTCGCGAGGGCTTCGGTGCGACCCACGACGCACGACCGCACCTATTCGTCGTCGACGAGAGCGGTCTGGCCGCCGTTGCCGCGCTGATCGACGAGCTACCACCCACCGCCCCCGTACGAGTGATCGCCGAGACGATCGACGCCGACCACGAAATCACCTTCACCCGCAGCGATGTCGACGTCACGTGGCTGCACCGCGGCGGAGCCGCGCCCGGCACCGGGGCCCGGCTCCTCGACGAGGTGCGCGCCACGGTCACCGACGGAGCGGAACTCGTCGCATTCGGCGCCGCCGAGTCCCGGCAGATCACCGCCGTGCGCAAGTACCTCCGCCACGAACTCCGCATGCCGGCCACCGCCGTGTCGATGACCGGCTACTGGCGTCGCACCGACAGGCACTGA
- a CDS encoding ABC transporter ATP-binding protein, with the protein MTNESNGGEDVALRTSGLTKRFGDHAAVRSIDLEVRTGEIFGLLGPNGSGKSTTMRMLAGLIRASSGEAVVLGAEPGAQPTRVGAMIEEPALYPYLSGRRNLSMLGRLVGADDEAVTRQLDVVGLGEAADRVAGGYSTGMRQRLGVACSLIHDPELLLLDEPSAGLDPSGVVEIRELLGELGAQGRTIVVSSHMLTEIERVCDRVAVLSNGELVFQGDLDELRRRDGDELVARVAQVDMAVRALAELGVDVRHDGNGDELVILASPHQAPEITRSLVAAGVDVFAISERRRSLEESYMELTST; encoded by the coding sequence GTGACGAATGAGTCCAACGGCGGCGAAGACGTCGCTCTCCGGACGTCCGGGCTCACGAAGCGGTTCGGCGACCACGCTGCGGTCAGGTCGATCGACCTCGAGGTTCGCACCGGTGAGATCTTCGGCCTACTCGGACCGAACGGCTCCGGCAAGTCGACGACGATGCGGATGCTGGCCGGATTGATCAGGGCGTCGAGCGGGGAGGCGGTGGTACTCGGCGCCGAGCCGGGAGCCCAGCCGACGCGCGTCGGCGCGATGATCGAGGAACCGGCGCTCTACCCCTACCTCTCGGGCCGACGGAACCTCAGCATGCTCGGTCGGCTCGTCGGCGCCGACGACGAGGCCGTCACCCGCCAGCTCGACGTCGTGGGGCTCGGGGAGGCAGCCGACCGGGTTGCGGGCGGCTATTCGACGGGCATGCGCCAACGGCTGGGAGTCGCCTGCTCGCTCATCCACGATCCCGAGTTGTTGCTCCTCGACGAACCGAGCGCCGGGCTCGACCCGTCGGGCGTCGTCGAGATCCGCGAGCTGCTCGGAGAACTCGGTGCCCAGGGTCGGACGATCGTCGTCTCGAGTCACATGCTCACCGAGATCGAACGCGTGTGCGACCGAGTCGCGGTGCTCAGCAACGGGGAACTCGTGTTCCAAGGCGATCTCGACGAGCTGCGCCGCCGCGATGGCGACGAACTCGTGGCGCGTGTGGCCCAGGTCGACATGGCGGTGCGCGCACTCGCCGAACTCGGCGTCGACGTACGACACGACGGGAACGGCGATGAGCTGGTCATCCTCGCCTCACCGCATCAAGCACCGGAGATCACGCGGTCGCTGGTGGCGGCGGGTGTGGATGTGTTCGCAATCTCCGAGCGCCGGCGCAGTCTCGAAGAGTCCTACATGGAGTTGACGTCCACGTGA
- a CDS encoding ABC transporter permease subunit, with the protein MKQAVRFEFGKLLRRPAMWWATVAAAVMAIVFGYLIPYLVGPGTDGSAAGNNGAEAEPGEGYSVPLELLLPERLVENAISGFPLFYLALALVLGALSSGNEYQWRTIRSLALWGRGRTTMIAAKALTLVVSVVLLAVAAFVAGAASALTIAAIEGASASPPPAVELVRGLAAAWLILAVGAGIGLAGGIIARSGGTVIGAGLVYLFVVELLLRNFAAESELIEAAAKVLPGTNAGSLAGSFAETAEGAPGVSDLVGATQAVVVLLAWLLVSIVAATATFTRRDISA; encoded by the coding sequence GTGAAGCAGGCAGTCCGGTTCGAGTTCGGCAAGCTGCTCCGTCGACCGGCGATGTGGTGGGCGACCGTCGCCGCAGCGGTGATGGCGATCGTGTTCGGATACCTCATCCCGTACCTCGTCGGGCCCGGGACCGACGGCTCGGCCGCCGGGAACAACGGTGCCGAAGCGGAACCCGGGGAGGGATATTCCGTACCGCTCGAGTTGCTCCTCCCGGAACGCCTCGTGGAGAACGCGATCAGCGGGTTCCCCCTGTTCTATCTGGCTCTGGCGCTCGTGCTCGGCGCGTTGAGCTCGGGCAACGAGTACCAGTGGCGGACGATCCGGTCGCTGGCGCTCTGGGGTCGTGGGCGTACGACCATGATCGCGGCAAAGGCATTGACCCTCGTCGTTTCCGTCGTGTTGCTCGCGGTCGCCGCGTTCGTCGCCGGGGCCGCGAGCGCGCTGACCATCGCCGCCATCGAGGGGGCCTCCGCCTCGCCACCACCCGCCGTCGAGCTGGTGCGGGGCCTGGCGGCGGCGTGGCTGATCCTTGCGGTCGGCGCCGGGATCGGACTGGCAGGCGGAATCATCGCCCGTAGTGGCGGCACGGTCATCGGCGCCGGATTGGTCTACCTCTTCGTGGTCGAGCTCCTGCTGCGCAACTTCGCTGCCGAGTCCGAGTTGATCGAGGCAGCGGCGAAGGTCCTTCCGGGCACCAACGCCGGTTCGCTCGCGGGAAGCTTCGCCGAAACCGCCGAAGGAGCGCCCGGCGTCTCGGATCTCGTCGGCGCGACGCAGGCGGTCGTGGTGCTGCTCGCTTGGCTGCTGGTCAGCATCGTTGCGGCCACCGCCACCTTCACGCGGCGCGACATCTCGGCCTGA